A region of the Acidobacteriota bacterium genome:
TACCTATTCTACTAGATAGCCTTGTTCTTGGTGCCGGCGTGGAACTTGAGGTCGAGAGGATAGAGGGGCAGGTCGACGTGGACGCTGTAATCCACGTTCACGGTCACGTCGTTGCCGACCTTCTGCACCTTGATCATCTCGGGAGTGATGGGAATATCGTTCTCGCGCGCCTTCTTCATCAGGGCATTGCGGATGTCGTCTTCGCCACGCATGTTGTAGCCGGCGTTGCGCGCTTCCGACTCGATGGCATCCTGGAACTGGATCTGATTGTAGTACGGCGGCATCAGCTTGAAGGCGACGTAGAAGGCCGCGACCACGACGAATATCCCTATCAGCGACTTGATCTGCTTCATTGCGCCGCTCCTGGAACCTGCCGGGCGGTTGACGCGCGCGGCGGCAAAAGCTTGGCAAATTCCCTGGTTATGT
Encoded here:
- a CDS encoding DUF4845 domain-containing protein; translated protein: MKQIKSLIGIFVVVAAFYVAFKLMPPYYNQIQFQDAIESEARNAGYNMRGEDDIRNALMKKARENDIPITPEMIKVQKVGNDVTVNVDYSVHVDLPLYPLDLKFHAGTKNKAI